A genomic region of Colletotrichum destructivum chromosome 1, complete sequence contains the following coding sequences:
- a CDS encoding Putative peptidase S8/S53 domain, peptidase S8, subtilisin, Ser-active yields the protein MLLETLAYWLMLSLALAQNSQSSHLYSFSSHSLKAASTFSYSVTRYSNYSVRSTALSKTSSKPSSISGPTSRSTSLSSQSSLPRSSSSGPASQPILLEPSSSASITVPPSSSLATTTTITSLAPPLTTSVSDGKTIAIALGAAAGAIVVVGGVGGGFVAFGSAAPIAVAAGQVLELRPHSNSNDGEDEPEMQTLSSISISLTTSEPTTSAPSSTTSSTSTFTSTSTSSALPSQPPANYVVFLRPEIAADPTQRADFEKFLDSFAEPDTLKDLAREFGSDEDIGVFVLDTTEDNATAISQDPRVQSIDLNSEAELIEPISPVASQQEEFTRETFDNVVLQFPSQNALNDLSLPLEANVDGVTPNDIPGYAFPAAAGKGVTIYILDTGGNPNHDEYTKAEGTKRWLFANEDKTESDDVGHGSCMQSLASGPLFGAAKAADIVIVKLGARSTMDNALFGLLLILQDVIQNKLQGKAVINMSIGYKLLVPSTNTQGRKPGFVQKDGIDGFRHALQLLIEQDVVVVTASGNDRDDPNAGEHITAFPAFFGRQIDIITVGAVDENGKRTYYSQGVPTELDTSAIGTATCASNKGNEDVELDGTSISTPFVTGMIATWLSDPQYKDRLQIPGEVAANVKKMVKELSYNRFGGGDTPVAWNGVDIFTCQSDSESSGSGPRKLRARAGKCAIKSTSTAITTSTQPAIPTSTAPAAPPVVAPSAPAVVPSATPTPAAPPPVPCYNFNINAYGYCCPGPNSPCEKDLGTCYLPFKGEGVGGGGDGRTTVPTGARCPPPPGAADSRW from the exons ATGCTCCTAGAAACGCTCGCTTACTGGCTAATGCTAAGCCTAGCCCTTGCTCAGAATAGCCAGTCTTCACATTTATACTCATTTTCTTCACACTCTCTCAAGGCAGCTTCTACTTTTTCTTACTCAGTTACACGATACTCCAACTATAGCGTTCGCTCGACAGCTCTAAGCAAAACAAGCTCAAAACCAAGTTCGATCTCTGGTCCCACCTCTCGGTCGACTTCATTGAGCTCTCAGTCATCTCTGCCGAGATCAAGTAGCTCAGGACCAGCTTCACAACCTATTTTGCTAGAGCCGTCTTCCAGTGCATCTATTACTGTGCCTCCAAGTTCAAGCCTcgctactactactactattACTAGCCTAGCGCCTCCTCTCACCACTTCTGTCTCGGATGGGAAAACAATAGCTATTGCGCTTGGGGCAGCGGCAGGAGCTAtagttgttgttggtggtgttggcggtggtTTTGTCGCTTTCGGATCCGCCGCTCCTATTGCTGTAGCGGCCGGGCAAGTCTTGGAGCTGCGGCCgcacagcaacagcaacgatGGCGAAGATGAGCCAGAGATGCAGACTCTTTCATCGATTTCCATCAGCCTTACAACAAGCGAACCAACTACTTCCGCGCCAAGCTCTACCACCAGCTCAACGAGTACATTTACGAGTACCTCAACATCTTCGGCGCTGCCTAGCCAACCCCCGGCCAACTACGTCGTATTCCTGAGACCTGAAATCGCTGCGGACCCAACGCAAAGGGCCGACTTTGAGAAATTTCTCGATTCTTTTGCTGAACCTGATACGTTGAAAGACCTAGCTCGAGAATTTGGCTCTGATGAGGACATTGGAGTCTTTGTTCTTGACACAACTGAAGATAACGCTACAGCAATCAGTCAAGATCCAAGG GTACAATCAATCGATCTGAATAGCGAGGCGGAACTTATTGAGCCAATTTCACCAGTGGCAAGTCAACAAGAGGAATTCACGCGAGAAACTTTTGACAACGTCGTCTTGCAGTTTCCTAGTCAAAACGCCCTGAATGACTTATCCTTACCTCTAGAGGCTAATGTCGATGGTGTTACACCCAACGATATCCCAGGATACGCATTCCCTGCAGCAGCCGGCAAAGGAGTGACAATCTACATATTGGATACAGGTGGCAATCCAAACCATGACGAGTATACCAAAGCGGAAGGGACCAAGCGATGGTTGTTTGCTAACGAAGACAAAACCGAGAGTGACGATGTCGGTCACGGCTCATGCATGCAATCGTTAGCCAGTGGGCCTTTGTTTGGCGCCGCCAAGGCAGCCGACATTGTTATTGTCAAGCTTGGCGCGAGGTCGACAATGGACAATGCTCTGTTCGGCCTCCTTCTGATATTACAGGATGTCATCCAAAACAAGTTACAAGGGAAAGCAGTTATTAACATGTCAATTGGATACAAGCTACTCGTCCCCAGCACAAACACCCAGGGCCGAAAGCCTGGTTTTGTACAAAAAGATGGAATCGACGGCTTCAGGCATGCTCTTCAACTACTCATCGAACAAGATGTTGTAGTAGTCACAGCGTCTGGCAACGATAGGGATGACCCTAATGCGGGCGAACATATTACCGCCTTTCCAGCTTTCTTTGGCCGGCAGATTGATATAATCACTGTCGGTGCTGTCGATGAAAACGGGAAGCGTACGTATTACTCTCAAGGTGTACCTACAGAGCTTGACACCTCGGCTATCGGTACTGCTACGTGCGCAAGTAACAAGGGAAACGAGGATGTTGAATTGGATGGTACATCAATATCGACTCCATTTGTTACCGGCATGATTGCGACATGGCTTAGCGATCCGCAGTACAAAGATCGGCTCCAGATTCCCGGGGAGGTTGCTGCAAATGTTAAGAAGATGGTCAAGGAACTATCCTACAACCGTTTTGGAGGAGGTGACACTCCAGTTGCTTGgaacggcgtcgacatcttTACATGCCAGTCTGACTCCGAGTCTAGCGGCTCTGGGCCAAGGAAGCTCCGAGCTCGAGCGGGAAAATGCGCCATTAAATCGACATCAACCGCGATTACTACATCTACCCAACCAGCAATTCCGACTTCTAcagcaccggcggcgcctccaGTAGTCGCGCCCTCGGCTCCAGCAGTTGTTCCCAGTGCAACACCGACTCCGGCAGCTCCACCCCCCGTCCCTTGTTACAACTTCAACATAAACGCTTACGGTTACTGCTGTCCCGGACCTAACAGCCCTTGTGAGAAAGATCTTGGGACATGCTATCTACCATTCAAAGGAGAGGGCgtaggtggtggtggtgatggccgaACAACAGTGCCAACAGGGGCAAGATGCCCACCTCCTCCTGGTGCAGCGGATAGTAGATGGTAG
- a CDS encoding Putative major facilitator superfamily, MFS transporter superfamily, producing the protein MAAVDEKHVKALAESPDSQSDGDHPEIDWSPEEEQRLVRKVDLLIMLLLILAFFALQLDCRNINLILYRIGPTLWIGGQIVAWGLVATFQAFQKGLGPFMATRLLLGLCEAGFIPAALFTMTRWYKKDETSKRFSWFFIGNMLAAACSGLIAYGILHMRGVAGLAGWQWLFLLEGIFTVLVGIAFFLCFPNQVNNPVSLTGIRYFTEREAEILYKRIMIDDPSKAHAKRSVSWPELRSALTNWRLIPHVIFTICGLAPSSTLSSYAPSLVTSMGFERLQSNAMVSIGSWLLLPINLLWGFTADKTGVRGPWVFLGLFIFWGFNLGNMLLIDADRNKRFAMLTLSTAFSFPWHPVNGAWVSANAKSAGERSITMAILIMAANCSGIVGKQLFREEDAPKYRKGWTIITGLTTAAVACSIWANVQYYILNKRRLSRTGLSYQY; encoded by the exons ATGGCTGCCGTAGACGAGAAGCATGTCAAAGCTCTGGCGGAGAGTCCGGACAGCCAAAGCGATGGCGACCATCCTGAGATCGATTGGTCACCTGAGGAAGAGCAGCGGCTAGTCCGGAA AGTCGATCTCCTCATTATGCTGCTTCTTATTCTTGCCTTCTTTGCCCTACAACTTGACTGCAGAAATAT CAACTTGATTCTTTACAGAATCGGACCGACACTCTGGATAGGTGGCCAGATTGTGGCATG GGGCTTGGTTGCGACATTTCAAGCGTTTCAGAAGGGCCTCGGCCCGTTCATGGCCACTCGACTGCTCCTCGG TTTGTGTGAAGCTGGTTTCATTCCAGCTGCGCTCTTCACCATGACGCGATGGTATAAGAAAGACGAGACTAGCAAGCGGTTCTCGTGGTTTTTCATTGGCAACATGCTTGCTGCCGCCTGCTCGGGGCTCATTGCCTATGGAAT TTTGCATATGAGAGGTGTAGCTGGCCTTGCCGGATGGCAATGGCTCTTTCTG CTCGAAGGCATTTTCACCGTGCTGGTCGGAATTGCGTTCTTTCTTTGCTTTCCCAACCAAGTCAACAATCCAGTTTCCCTGACCGGGATTCGATACTTCACAGAGCGCGAAGCCGAAATCCTCTACAAGAGAATCATGATTGACGACCCCTCAAAGGCTCATGCCAAACGCTCAGTCAGCTGGCCTGAGTTGCGATCAGCT TTGACTAACTGGAGACTCATTCCACACGTCATTTTCACAATTTGTGGTCTTGCACCGTCGTCTACCTTGAGTTCCTATGCTCCGTCGCTCGTTACGTCCATGGGGTTCGAGAGACTACAGTCAAATGCCATGGTATCCATCGGCtcctggctgctgctccccATCAACTTGCTTTGGGGGTTTACTGC CGACAAAACGGGAGTTCGTGGCCCATGGGTGTTCCTGGGACTGTTCATCTTCTGGGGCTTCAAC CTTGGCAACATGTTGCTGATTGATGCTGACCGTAACAAACGTTTCGCCATGTTGACCCTATCAACCGCTTTCTCGTTCCCTTGGC ACCCGGTCAACGGCGCTTGGGTGTCAGCCAATGCCAAGTCGGCGGGTGAACGTTCCATCACGATGGCGATCCTCATTATGGCGGCCAACTGTTCGGGGATTGTCGGTAAGCAACTGTTTAGGGAAGAAGATGCCCCGAAGTATCGCAAAGGTTGGACCATCATCACAGGCCTCACGACTGCTGCAGTGGCCTGTAGCATCTGGGCCAATGTTCAGTACTACATCCTCAACAAGCGAAGGCTGAGTCGGACGGGCCTGTCGTATCAATACTGA
- a CDS encoding Putative alpha-mannosyltransferase, nucleotide-diphospho-sugar transferase, protein MFQPARALKEGRWPHSPVLGSLQTPTPVFHRRRSRRILTTILLISTCIILGFIAHHSGTRSFGPARPVWDGAAPEEATGSSHVKLRAVDNNDQMALTDNEDGVLPGVSSIKDNNNGHSDVPSAKPSKPVVPTLSPRPSFELHFLRLLELLPDEIRHQELTRPVASTGKPRMREMGLRTRAYKTYFTAWEALHLDHEDETYIHNDIPQYLRQHHPGGLGGLSLAQTLRSYEGFRSFVIEMAELLFPWTMPYFGDHMSLHAHIKNGGRGIVLTAGNGQAPYLLTTIYSFRRLGCTLPIEIMYLGDEDLGQDYIAELEGLDGVVTRDMAVMVRDNGWKLKGWAAKPFAILLSSFREVVFIDADSLFFRDPALLFDDDDYQEKGALFFRDRLFLPEKKAPFLQAILQKPIPKAATESRLWTGESGHQQESGVIVVDKSRHFIPMLLVTRMNGPDRDGNKEEGRIGVYELVYGDKETFWLGWLLAGDEDYAFHRGEAAIMGAAYQYGDDLPEEVREECEKPEIDRNAKSYPVECEIADLDGKPQALICASQLLHLDNEGNPLWLNGWLLENKFKGPESGFAKFESYLVEPSDASLRNPGSWRLYKGNRFCMLGDADNKFDFTLEETTTLDMIVERAKEVNRRWR, encoded by the exons ATGTTCCAACCAGCGCGTGCTTTGAAGGAGGGACGGTGGCCTCACAGCCCTGTCCTTGGCTCTTTGCAGACTCCTACTCCGGTCTTCCACAGACGAAGATCCCGTCGCATACTCACTACAATCTTATTGATCAGTACCTGCATCATTCTAGGTTTTATTGCGCACCATTCGGGGACTCGATCTTTTGGACCGGCGCGGCCAGTATGGGACGGAGCTGCACCTGAAGAGGCTACTGGATCTAGTCATGTCAAGCTGCGAGCAGTGGATAACAACGACCAAATGGCCTTGACCGACAATGAAGACGGCGTCTTGCCTGGGGTCTCGTCAAtaaaagacaacaacaacggccaCTCCGATGTTCCCTCAGCGAAACCCTCAAAGCCCGTTGTGCCAACTCTATCCCCTCGGCCATCCTTCGAACTCCATTTCTTGCGCCTTCTTGAACTTTTGCCAGATGAGATTCGTCATCAAGAGCTTACTCGACCGGTCGCCAGCACTGGGAAGCCACGCATGCGGGAGATGGGCTTGCGTACCCGTGCCTACAAGACCTATTTCACCGCTTGGGAAGCACTTCACCTTGATCATGAGGATGAAACCTACATTCACAACGACATCCCACAATACCTGCGTCAACACCATCCCGGCGGTCTAGGCGGGTTGAGCCTCGCGCAAACCCTTCGCTCTTACGAGGGGTTTCGTTCCTTCGTCATCGAGATGGCAGAGCTACTGTTTCCCTGGACGATGCCCTATTTCGGAGATCATATGAGCCTACACGCACATATCAAGAACGGAGGGCGAGGTATCGTGCTGACTGCAGGCAACGGACAGGCGCCGTATCTCTTGACGACAATTTATTCGTTCCGCAGGCTGGGCTGCACTCTCCCTATCGAAATCATGTATCTCGGTGACGAGGACCTGGGCCAGGACTACATTGCAGAGCTAGAGGGCCTGGATGGCGTTGTGACGCGGGACATGGCAGTCATGGTTCGTGACAATGGGTGGAAGTTGAAGGGATGGGCGGCCAAGCCATTTGCAATCCTGCTTTCAAGCTTTCGGGAAGTGGTGTTTATTGACGCCGATTCCTTGTTCTTTCGGGATCCTGCCCTACtgtttgacgacgacgactaccAGGAAAAGGGTGCGCTCTTCTTCCGGGACAGACTGTTCCTGCCAGAGAAGAAAGCGCCATTTTTGCAAGCCATCCTACAGAAGCCAATTCCCAAGGCGGCGACTGAGTCAAGACTGTGGACGGGCGAGTCGGGACACCAGCAGGAGAGCGGAGTGATAGTGGTGGACAAGAGTAGACACTTCATTCCAATGCTCCTGGTTACTAGGATGAATGGACCGGACCGTGATGGAAACAAGGAGGAAGGTAGGATTGGCGTCTATGAGCTGGTTTATG GCGACAAAGAAACATTCTGGCTCGGCTGGCTCCTcgcgggcgacgaagacTATGCCTTTCACCGGGGCGAAGCCGCCATCATGGGTGCCGCTTATCagtacggcgacgacctcCCGGAGGAGGTCCGTGAGGAGTGTGAGAAACCGGAGATCGACCGCAATGCAAAAAGCTACCCTGTTGAGTGCGAAatcgccgacctcgatggCAAGCCGCAAGCCTTGATCTGCGCCTCCCAGTTGTTGCACCTCGACAATGAAGGAAACCCTCTCTGGCTTAATGGTTGGTTGCTTGAAAATAAGTTTAAAGGCCCTGAGAGCGGCTTTGCCAAGTTTGAGAGCTACTTGGTGGAGCCCTCTGACGCAAGTTTGCGCAATCCAGGCAGTTGGAGACTGTACAAGGGCAACAGGTTTTGTATGCTGGGCGATGCAGACAACAAGTTTGACTTTACCCTCGAGGAGACAACAACCCTGGACATGATTGTGGAACGGGCTAAAGAAGTTAACAGGAGGTGGAGGTGA
- a CDS encoding Putative polyketide cyclase/dehydrase, START-like domain superfamily: MMGVTTSSNTTCFTITEVSELADTMENEKTVEIVKVIDVPVSEVWAIIAAFGSEKLWFPGVVQSSLEGFGIGSIRALTFDTGTVVHEKLEIADPKTHTISYLILDGVPNTTNPRGTLQLSAVGDNQTRFSWSGQSEWTEPSFKPVLAGILEEMFTGCIDAIEKKFQVGRIQPCYLKD; encoded by the coding sequence ATGATGGGGGTAACCACTTCCAGTAACACCACCTGTTTTACTATCACCGAAGTCTCCGAACTTGCCGACACCATGGAAAACGAAAAGACCGTTGAGATTGTCAAGGTCATAGACGTACCCGTCTCTGAAGTTTGGGCAATCATTGCCGCATTCGGCTCCGAAAAACTTTGGTTTCCCGGAGTCGTTCAGTCAAGTCTGGAGGGGTTCGGGATTGGATCCATCCGGGCTTTGACTTTCGACACTGGCACGGTGGTCCATGAGAAGCTAGAAATTGCAGACCCCAAAACGCACACTATTTCATATCTCATTTTGGACGGCGTTCCTAACACCACCAACCCCCGCGGCACGTTGCAGTTGTCTGCCGTCGGAGACAACCAAACCCGGTTCAGCTGGTCGGGTCAATCAGAATGGACTGAGCCCAGTTTCAAGCCCGTTCTGGCTGGAATACTGGAGGAGATGTTCACTGGGTGTATCGATGCAATTGAGAAGAAATTTCAAGTCGGTAGGATTCAACCATGCTATTTGAAGGATTAA
- a CDS encoding Putative tyrosinase copper-binding domain, di-copper centre-containing domain superfamily gives MAKLITAVAVYLWGFQAVSAACTNPTQRKPWNVLSIAEKAEYINSTLCLMDPAQAPSKTQYAGSRTRWDELQVAHIAQVQFIHGVGAFLPWHRWFMTVHENLLRQECGYKGPIPYWNEQEDQAAGPLTAASIWGTDPAASFGTGLTHQDGCIADGPFTGVRYDVNIQLERGAEKCLAYDLKQAQFDLVSQDIVDACYSLNSYDDFNNCLGGTPHTSGHYAIGGTMDDVSLSPADPLFFMHHTNLDRLWWQWQSKDVSRLTDIGGRNVAVGGLLVQAQPKSLPVEAFAPFFGDSGNVTTLDHIMWMAGTADNITIGEVMDINSDAICVEYL, from the exons ATGGCCAAGCTTATCACAGCTGTGGCAGTCTATCTGTGGGGTTTTCAGGCCGTTTCGGCTGCCTGCACCAATCCGACACAGCGAAAGCCATG GAATGTTTTGAGCATCGCTGAGAAGGCTGAGTACATCAACTCAACACTCTGCCTGATGGACCCAGCACAAGCACCATCGAAAACACAATATGCTGGTTCCAGAACCCGCTGGGACGAGCTTCAGGTCGCCCACATAGCTCAGGTCCAGTTCATTCATGGCGTT GGTGCATTCCTCCCGTGGCATCGTTGGTTCATGACAGTTCATGAGAACCTACTTCGACAAGAGTGTGGTTACAAAGGTCCAATCCC TTACTGGAATGAACAAGAAGACCAGGCTGCTGGTCCTCTTACAGCTGCTAGTATCTGGGGAACAGATCCTGCGGCCTCCTTCGGAACTGGTCTTACGCACCAAGATGGATGTATTGCCGACGGCCCGTTTACAGGTGTTCGATACGATGTAAACATTCAGCTTGAAAGGGGCGCTGAGAAATGCCTGGCCTATGACTTGAAACAAGCACAATTCGATCTTGTTTCTCAAGATATCGTCGACGCCTGTTACTCTCTTAACAGTTACGATGACTTCAACAACTGTCTCGGGGGTACACCTCATACCTCTGGACACTATGCTATTGGCGGCACC ATGGATGATGTCTCTCTGTCCCCTGCTGATCCTCTGTTCTTTATGCATCACACCAATCTTGACCGTCTTTGGTGGCAATGGCAGAGCAAAGACGTTTCCCGCCTCACCGATATTGGTGGAAGGAatgttgctgttggtggtCTTCTTGTGCAGGCCCAGCCAAAGAGTTTGCCTGTAGAGGCGTTTGCACCGTTCTTTGGGGACAGTGGCAACGTTACGACTCTGGATCACATCATGTGGATGGCGGGTACTGCTGACAACATTACTATTGGGGAGGTCATGGATATAAACAGCGATGCGATTTGTGTTGAGTACCTGTAA
- a CDS encoding Putative rossmann-like alpha/beta/alpha sandwich protein, giving the protein MAEEAASAVNSLAGFLAHEQISNVEELNRFFRSLPHTNSNIGEGQRLPSPTDAIVFCASSVLSLADNVFSALSKVSPQSSTKLDLQGRNTVLVLCGGVGHSTPYLYDAIAKHEVYNAVAKDAQGKAESRVLQLIAERWFDIQVQEIGSEGAMICPDDRNRLLVVVEDQSTNCGGNALESRRVLEACGVNTPRSIIVVQDPTMSRRTVATFEKEYQQGSTVMPRVMNWPTFTPKVTVGDFVENSGGIDILSQLTYVNNHPGNSFISGLWEMERFVDLLLGEIPRLRNNTHGYGPKGKGFIVHVDIPERIEHAWKVLHVLFGEWTRNR; this is encoded by the exons atggcagaagaagcagcaagtGCAGTTAATTCGCTGGCGGGATTTCTAGCTCATGAGCAGATTTCAAATGTTGAAGAGCTGAATCGCTTCTTTCGATCCCTCCCGCacaccaacagcaacatcGGAGAAGGGCAGCGTCTGCCTAGTCCTACCGATGCTATCGTCTTCTGCGCGTCTTCAGTGCTATCTTTAGCTGATAATGTTTTCTCCGCACTTTCCAAAGTATCTCCCCAGTCCAGCACGAAGCTTGATTT ACAAGGGAGAAACACAGTGCTGGTTTTatgcggcggcgtcgggcaTTCGACGCCATACTTATACGACGCAATAGCAAAGCATGAAGTGTATAACGCTGTCGCCAAAGATGCTCAAGGAAAAGCCGAATCACGTGTCCTGCAGTTGATCGCGGAACGTTGGTTCGATATCCAAGTCCAAGAGATAGGATCCGAGGGGGCAATGATCTGCCCAGATGACAGGAACAGACttttggttgttgttgaggacCAATCCACTAATTGCGGCGGCAATGCATTGGAATCTCGAAGAGTGCTGGAAGCATGTGGAGTTAATACGCCCCGATCAATCATTGTTGTCCAGGACCCGACAATGTCACGGCGGACCGTCGCGACGTTCGAGAAGGAGTATCAACAGGGGAGTACCGTCATGCCCCGTGTGATGAACTGGCCGACTTTCACTCCCAAAGTGACAGTCGGAGATTTCGTTGAAAATTCAGGGGGAATTGATATACTAAGTCAACTCACTTACGTCAACAATCATCCCGGGAACAGCTTCATCTCGGGCTTGTGGGAAATGGAACGTTTCGTGGACCTGCTTTTAGGGGAAATACCTCGTCTACGAAACAACACACACGGATATGGGCCCAAGGGAAAAGGGTTCATTGTTCATGTCGATATCCCAGAGAGAATTGAGCATGCATGGAAAGTTTTACATGTACTGTTTGGAGAATGGACTCGAAACCGATAG
- a CDS encoding Putative cytochrome P450, which yields MAPNVVGDGLKAALSPSAIIYLAGLWIAYYVALALYNISPFHPLARFPGPKIAAATYLYEAYYDWWLLGRYGKVIAQMHERYGPIVRINPDELHVSDPHFTDEIYAGPGRIRDKWQHQLNTGGAGPVSVTGFSTVNHEVHRMRKGALSRFFSRQQMLKLEGEVQEFAQLTVDKMLRSASKGPFDVKEAFNCFTADIISQYAFGEPMGFIAQDGWEPNFATWVKSFFKSAYMMRHNALGRKLAQVMPMMADYLGEDIKSVMRQMNVVIPGYIKAALNNPENGRVFSDLMESKTLPEEEKSLYRLSGEGFNFLLAGTETTAATLTVITYYLLAQPKTYARLMEDLQGLNPSNLKWTELEQKPYLWAVIHESLRMMPGVSHRSARVAREEELVYKTRDGVKEWVIPRGTPVGMTSMINHWDKELFPNPDEFIPERWLVDGQPNYKLQKFLLAFGKGSRSCIGENLAYCEVYHMAALMAMRVIPRSRLFETTVEDISYDHDLIVVQTKKGSISVKIQIS from the exons ATGGCTCCAAACGTGGTCGGGGACGGCCTCAAGGCTGCTCTGAGCCCCAGTGCAATTATCTACCTTGCTGGTCTTTGGATTGCCTATTATGTCGCCCTTGCCCTGTACAACATCTCACCTTTTCACCCCCTGGCACGATTCCCAGGTCCCAAAATCGCTGCTGCAACCTATCTGTACGAAGCTTATTACGACTGGTGGCTACTTGGAAGATATGGCAAGGTCATTGCTCAAATGCACGAACGCTACG GGCCCATTGTCAGAATCAACCCTGACGAGCTTCATGTTTCTGACCCTCACTTCACTGACGAGATCTATGCCGGTCCGGGCCGCATCCGTGATAAGTGGCAACATCAGCTGAACACCGGCGGTGCCGGCCCTGTGTCGGTCACTGGCTTCTCCACCGTCAACCATGAAGTCCACCGCATGCGCAAGGGTGCCTTGTCCAGGTTCTTCTCGCGCCAGCAAATGCTcaagctcgagggcgaggtacAGGAGTTTGCGCAGCTCACCGTTGACAAGATGCTCCGCTCAGCCAGCAAGGGACCTTTTGACGTCAAGGAAGCCTTCAACTGCTTCACTGCGGATATCATTTCACAGTATGCATTTGGCGAGCCCATGGGTTTTATCGCCCAGGACGGTTGGGAGCCCAATTTTGCTACCTGGGTCAAGTCTTTCTTCAAGAGCGCGTACATGATGAGACACAACGCCCTTGGCAGAAAGTTGGCGCAGGTGATGCCCATGATGGCTGACTACCTGGGTGAGGACATCAAATCTGTCATGAGGCAGATGAACGTGGTAATCCCCGGGTATATCAAGGCGGCTTTGAACAACCCTGAGAATGGAAGAGTCTTTTCAGATCTCATGGAGTCGAAAACACTTCCCGAAGAGGAGAAGTCGCTGTACCGCCTTTCTGGAGAAGGATTCAACTTCCTGCTCGCTGGCACCGAGACTACTGCT GCCACACTGACTGTCATCACCTACTACCTTCTCGCTCAACCCAAGACCTATGCACGCCTAATGGAGGATTTGCAGGGTCTTAATCCATCCAACCTCAAGTGGACTGAGCTTGAACAGAAGCCATATCTCTGGGCTGTGATTCACGAGTCCCTGCGCATGATGCCTGGAGTCTCGCACAGATCGGCAAGAGTTGCTCGCGAAGAAGAGCTTGTCTACAAGACCCGTGATGGCGTAAAGGAATGGGTCATTCCTCGCGGGACCCCTGTTGGTATGACGTCGATGATAAACCACTGGGACAAGGAACTGTTTCCCAATCCCGACGAGTTTATTCCTGAGCGCTGGTTAGTTGATGGACAACCAAACTACAAGCTGCAGAAATTTCTACTTGCCTTTGGCAAGGGAAGCAGGTCTTGTATTGGCGAGAA TTTGGCCTACTGTGAGGTATATCACATGGCGGCTCTGATGGCCATGCGCGTTATTCCTAGGTCCCGTTTATTTGAGACTACGGTGGAGGATATCTCTTACGACCATGATCTTATCGTGGTCCAAACTAAGAAGGGCTCCATTTCGGTCAAGATCCAGATATCTTAA
- a CDS encoding Putative alpha carbonic anhydrase domain, carbonic anhydrase, alpha-class: MKSAAIFSLVPAAAAFCHHGTNLYKRDQLFQRADGAFGFDALNGPLNWQSLTADNVACAVGKNQSPINVQESNTKQVQGSTITFSPEEHPYGASLENLNGFLEVRANGTMENGGLTYSLRQFHFHTPSEHRINGEHFPLEVHFVWEAEVGNGSSLAVVGFPIEVSETSNPLLASVFKNIDQVTAVGSHAATGPLDFTSLADHLSKNTIYQYSGSLTTPPCSEAIAWNVVGKPIPIDIATYLKAKSIMKYNARFTQNNPGEINLLENAYQSLKKILGDNQDPGAGSPCKKGKKGGRRE; the protein is encoded by the exons ATGAAGTCCGCCGCCATTTTTTCCCTGGTCCCTGCCGCTGCGGCCTTCTGCCACCACGGCACAAATCTTTACAAGAGGGACCAGCTCTTCCAGAGAGCTGACGGAGCCTTTGGGTTCGATGCCCTCAACGGCCCCCTGAACTGGCAATCCCTCACTGCCGACAACGTAGCCTGTGCCGTGGGCAAGAACCAGTCTCCCATCAACGTTCAGGAGTCCAACACCAAGCAGGTTCAGGGTTCAACCATCACCTTTAGCCCGGAGGAGCACCCCTACGGCGCCTCGCTTGAAAACCTGAATGGCTTCCTCGAGGTTCGGGCCAATGGCACCATGGAGAACGGTGGATTGACCTACAGCCTGCGTCAATTTCACTTTCACACTCCCAGCGAGCATCGCATCAACGGAGAGCACTTCCCTCTGGAGGTCCACTTTGTCTGGGAGGCTGAAGTCGGCAACG GCTCTTCTCTTGCCGTTGTCGGATTCCCCATTGAGGTCTCCGAGACGTCCAACCCTCTTCTGGCTTCTGTTTTCAAGAACATTGACCAAGTCACCGCGGTCGGATCTCATGCCGCGACTGGTCCTTTGGACTTCACGAGCCTTGCCGACCACCTTTCGAAGAACACTATCTACCA GTACTCTGGCTCCCTCACTACCCCCCCTTGCTCCGAAGCCATTGCGTGGAACGTGGTTGGAAAACCCATCCCCATCGATATCGCCACATACCTGAAGGCCAAGAGCATCATGAAGTACAACGCTCGCTTCACCCAGAACAACCCGGGCGAGATCAACCTCTTGGAGAACGCCTACCAGAGCCTCAAGAAGATCCTTGGAGACAACCAAG ATCCTGGTGCCGGAAGCCCGtgcaagaagggcaagaagggcggACGCCGAGAATAA